gtgtgtgtgtgtgtgtgtgtgtgtgtgtgtactgcagtCGCGCGTGGGTGGAGAGTACTGACCTGTGGCTGTATGTGCGCGGCAGGAAGGAATTCCGAAACACCTTGCATGGGGCGCTGGAGTCCTAGGTGGGCGTGACGCGGGGCTGGGCGGTGCCTCAGTGTCGTTCTCAAGGCGGTCAGCCAGCGAGAGCAGCGACACATCCTTGTTGAGTCCTGCTGCTGCGCATGGGCACTGCGGAGTATGCGTTCTCCGCGGGATTCTTGTAGTCGTGATagttgaggtgatggtggtggaggtgggtgtcGTGTGGGTGATGCAAGGGGGCAGG
The window above is part of the Portunus trituberculatus isolate SZX2019 chromosome 14, ASM1759143v1, whole genome shotgun sequence genome. Proteins encoded here:
- the LOC123503746 gene encoding uncharacterized protein LOC123503746, which translates into the protein MRRRGVRTSRTWCTTLWAPSTVSGSPHDLFPKLPHQETLQHRATTCPLASPTRHPPPPPSPQLSRLQESRGERILRSAHAQQQDSTRMCRCSRWLTALRTTLRHRPAPRHAHLGLQRPMQGVSEFLPAAHIQPQA